From Candidatus Binataceae bacterium:
TCGTTGATCACGATATAGGGATTATCGGGATGGCGCTCGAGGTAGTTCTGATGGTAGGCCTCGGCGGGATAGAAGCCCTTCAGCGGAACGACCCGGGTGACGATCGGATCGGGAAACGCCTTCGCCTGGTTGAGCTTGGCGATATAGGCGTCGGCGACTTTTTTCTGCTCCGCATTGGTCACGAAAATCGCAGAGCGGTACTGCGATCCCGTGTCGGGACCTTGCCGGTCAAGTTCGGTCGGGTCGTGCGCAACGTTGAAGAACACCTCGAGCAGATCGCCATACGATATTTCCGACGGATCGTAAGTAACCTCCACGGATTCCGCGTGTCCGGTCGTCCCGGTGCTCACGACCTCGTACTCCGCGGTCGCAGGGGCGCCCCCGGCATAACCAGAGACGACCCGGTCCACTCCCTTGACGTGTTTGAAGACCGCGTCCACGCCCCAGAAGCATCCGCCGGCAAAAACCGCCGTCTGCTGCGCGCCCGTGTTCTGCGGCGCCGATTCAGCGGCCCGACCCGAGGCGGCGCTGACGTTCGTCGCGGCCGCGGCGATCAAAGCCAATGCATACAAGGAAAAGGTTCGTGGACGGCGAAGGCTGATCATATTGATTGAATTGGTTGATTGAATTGGCCGATCCGCTTGCTTGTGAGCTCTTCTTCGGAATCGCCCGTCTCACAGTAAGGTTCCCCAAATC
This genomic window contains:
- the msrA gene encoding peptide-methionine (S)-S-oxide reductase MsrA; its protein translation is MYALALIAAAATNVSAASGRAAESAPQNTGAQQTAVFAGGCFWGVDAVFKHVKGVDRVVSGYAGGAPATAEYEVVSTGTTGHAESVEVTYDPSEISYGDLLEVFFNVAHDPTELDRQGPDTGSQYRSAIFVTNAEQKKVADAYIAKLNQAKAFPDPIVTRVVPLKGFYPAEAYHQNYLERHPDNPYIVINDLPKLELLREKYPKLYKP